Proteins from one Impatiens glandulifera chromosome 2, dImpGla2.1, whole genome shotgun sequence genomic window:
- the LOC124926716 gene encoding auxin-responsive protein SAUR21-like: MGFRLPVIVQAKNTMRRALSTPKSFDVPKGHLAVYVGETERKRYIVPISYLKHPYFQSLLNKAEDEFGFDHPMGGLTIPCTEEDFIDITSSLN, encoded by the coding sequence ATGGGTTTTCGCTTGCCAGTGATTGTTCAAGCCAAGAACACAATGCGTAGGGCTCTATCTACTCCAAAATCTTTCGATGTACCCAAAGGCCATCTTGCAGTATATGTTGGAGAAACAGAGAGGAAACGCTACATTGTTCCAATTTCATACTTGAAGCATCCATATTTTCAGAGCTTGCTGAACAAAGCAGAAGACGAGTTTGGGTTTGATCACCCAATGGGTGGTCTTACAATTCCCTGCACAGAAGAAGATTTTATTGATATCACCAGCAGCTTGAATTAA
- the LOC124926715 gene encoding auxin-responsive protein SAUR21-like, with translation MGIRLPIIFQAKSAIRRALSTATASEVPKGYLAVYVGENERKRHVVPISYLSHPSFQRLLRHAEEEFGFDHPMGGLTIPCREETFIGITCSLTCS, from the coding sequence ATGGGAATTCGTTTGCCAATCATTTTTCAAGCCAAGAGTGCAATTCGAAGGGCTCTATCTACTGCAACAGCTTCGGAAGTACCCAAAGGATATCTTGCTGTTTACGTGGGGGAAAATGAGAGGAAACGCCACGTAGTTCCCATATCATATCTAAGCCATCCTTCATTCCAGAGACTGTTAAGACATGCAGAAGAGGAGTTCGGATTTGATCATCCAATGGGCGGTCTGACAATTCCTTGCAGAGAAGAAACCTTCATTGGCATAACTTGCAGCTTGACTTGCTCATAA
- the LOC124927300 gene encoding uncharacterized protein LOC124927300: MSSAPEEPFRPREKLFEKQKYFQNISKHTYLKGPFDKITSVAIPAAFAATSLFLIGRGIYNMSHGIGKKE, encoded by the exons ATGTCGTCAGCACCAGAGGAACCATTCAGGCCAAGAGAGAAgctttttgaaaaacaaaagtACTTCCAAAACATCTCAAAGCATACTTACCTGAAAGGCCCATTTGATAAGATCACTTCTGTTGCCATCCCAGCAGCCTTTGCAGCAACTTCCCTTTTTCTAATT GGACGAGGGATCTATAACATGTCTCATGGCATCGGGAAGAAAGAATGA
- the LOC124927476 gene encoding stress-response A/B barrel domain-containing protein At5g22580-like, giving the protein MAEFKHLVVAKFKEGVVLDEILSGMEKLVSDIESVISFQWGEDIESLDMLRQGYTHAFMMTFKSKDEFNAFLGHPKHLEFSETFSQVIEKIVVLDFPVVLSKSPSPPPPPPPA; this is encoded by the exons ATGGCTGAGTTCAAGCACTTGGTGGTGGCTAAGTTCAAGGAAGGAGTTGTTCTTGATGAGATTTTGAGTGGAATGGAGAAGCTTGTTTCTGATATTGAATCTGTCATATCATTTCAATG GGGAGAAGACATTGAAAGCTTGGATATGCTAAGGCAAGGATACACACATGCTTTCATGATGACATTCAAGAGCAAGGATGAGTTCAATGCATTCCTTGGCCACCCCAAGCACCTCGAATTCTCGGAAACTTTCTCCCAAGTTATCGAAAAGATTGTCGTCCTCGATTTCCCTGTTGTTCTATCCAAGTCGCCTTCGCCTCCGCCCCCACCGCCGCCtgcataa
- the LOC124926942 gene encoding auxin-responsive protein SAUR21-like yields the protein MGIRLPIIVQAKNAIRRALSTPTTSEVPRGYLAVYVGEEERKRHVVPISYLSHPSFQRLLRHAEEEFGFDHPMGGLTIPCREEIFVGITCNLTCS from the coding sequence ATGGGAATTCGTTTGCCAATCATTGTTCAAGCCAAGAATGCAATTCGAAGGGCTCTATCTACTCCAACAACTTCAGAAGTACCCAGAGGATATCTTGCTGTATATGTGGGGGAAGAAGAGAGGAAACGCCACGTAGTGCCCATATCATATCTAAGCCATCCTTCATTCCAGAGATTGTTAAGACATGCAGAAGAGGAGTTCGGATTTGACCATCCAATGGGCGGTCTGACAATTCCTTGCAGAGAAGAAATCTTTGTTGGCATAACCTGCAACTTGACTTGCTCATAA